In a genomic window of Bradyrhizobium ontarionense:
- a CDS encoding efflux RND transporter permease subunit, with protein sequence MKSFNLSDWALEHRSLVWYFMIAFMAAGLFSYLHLGREEDPAFTIKTMLIQAKWPGASAEEMTRQVTDRIEKKLEELPALDYTKSLTVPGQTTVFVNLRDTTKARDVVPTWLQVRNLINDIKGDFPSGVVGPGFNDRFGDVFGNIYAFTSDGLSQRQLRDRVEEVRAKVLTVPNVGRVDIVGAQNEVIYLEFSPRKVAALGIDQRTILTALQAQNAVSPSGVLQAGPERVAVRVSGQFTSEESLKAINLRINDRFFPLTDVATISRGYEDPPTSLFRFNGQPAIGLAIGMKAGANLLEFGDALKQEMTKVIADLPVGVGVHLVSDQPKIVEEAVGGFTKALYEAVIIVLAISFISLGVRAGLVVAISIPLVLAITFLVMAYTGISLQRISLGALIIALGLLVDDAMIAVEMMVARLEVGDSLRKAATYVYTSTAFPMLTGTLVTVAGFIPIGLNNSAAGEFTFTLFVVIAVSLVVSWIVAVLFTPLLGVTILPASLPNHHAEAGRLARMFRAVLGACMQHRWSTIIVTVLVFGLSVVGMGFVQQQFFPSSDRNELIIDFNLPQNSSIAETNAQMAKFEQEALKDNPDIDHWSTYVGSGAQRFVLSFDVQPADLSFGQIIIVTKNLEVRDRARAKLQAYLTKTFPGTDAYVHLLDIGPPVGRPVQYRVSGPDVAKAREIAQQVAGIMRSNSHLGAVVFDWMEPARVVKVDVLQDKARQLGVTSEDIANALNSVLDGTSITQVRDDIYLIDVRGRANAKERQSLETLRDLQLSGSNGQSIPLAALATLRYQIEQPEIWRRSRQPTLTLKASVVDQVQPNTVVDQLKPEIAAFNAKLPVGYNVVTGGSVEESAKSQAPIIAVVPIMLFTMATILMLQLQSFHRLFLVFAVAPLALIGVVAALLPSGAPLGFVAILGVLALIGILIRNSVILIVQIEHLRDEGRPPWEAVMEATEHRMRPIMLTAAAASLALIPIAREVFWGPMAYAMMGGIIVGTVLTLLFLPALYVAWFRIKAPDSTAAPEATPHGA encoded by the coding sequence GTGAAGTCCTTCAATCTCTCCGACTGGGCGCTCGAGCATCGCTCGCTCGTCTGGTATTTCATGATCGCCTTCATGGCCGCAGGTCTGTTTTCCTATCTGCATCTCGGCCGTGAGGAGGATCCCGCCTTCACGATCAAGACGATGCTGATCCAGGCGAAATGGCCCGGCGCCTCCGCCGAGGAGATGACGCGCCAGGTCACGGACCGGATCGAGAAGAAGCTCGAGGAGCTGCCGGCACTCGACTACACCAAGAGCCTGACCGTTCCCGGCCAGACCACCGTGTTCGTCAATTTGCGCGATACGACCAAGGCGCGCGACGTGGTGCCGACCTGGCTGCAGGTGCGCAACCTCATCAACGACATCAAGGGCGACTTCCCGTCGGGCGTGGTCGGGCCGGGATTCAACGACCGCTTCGGCGACGTGTTCGGCAACATTTACGCCTTCACCAGCGACGGGCTCAGCCAGCGCCAGCTGCGCGACCGGGTCGAAGAGGTCCGCGCCAAGGTGTTGACCGTGCCCAATGTCGGCCGCGTCGATATCGTCGGCGCCCAGAACGAGGTGATCTATCTGGAATTCTCGCCGCGCAAGGTGGCCGCGCTCGGCATCGACCAGCGCACCATCCTGACCGCGCTACAGGCGCAGAATGCGGTGTCGCCCTCCGGCGTGCTGCAGGCGGGGCCCGAGCGGGTCGCCGTGCGTGTCTCCGGCCAGTTCACCTCGGAAGAGAGCCTCAAGGCAATCAATCTGCGCATCAACGACCGCTTCTTCCCGTTGACCGACGTCGCCACCATCAGCCGCGGCTACGAGGATCCGCCGACGTCGCTGTTCCGCTTCAACGGCCAGCCCGCGATCGGGCTCGCCATCGGCATGAAGGCCGGCGCCAATCTGCTGGAGTTCGGTGATGCCCTGAAGCAGGAGATGACCAAGGTCATAGCCGATCTGCCGGTCGGCGTCGGCGTGCACCTGGTCTCCGACCAGCCGAAGATCGTCGAGGAGGCGGTCGGCGGCTTCACCAAGGCGCTCTACGAAGCCGTCATCATCGTGCTCGCGATCAGCTTCATCAGCCTTGGCGTGCGCGCCGGGCTGGTGGTCGCGATCTCGATCCCGCTGGTGCTCGCCATCACCTTCCTGGTCATGGCCTATACCGGCATCTCGTTGCAGCGCATCTCGTTGGGCGCACTGATCATCGCGCTCGGCCTCTTGGTCGACGACGCCATGATCGCGGTCGAGATGATGGTGGCGCGGCTCGAGGTCGGAGACTCGCTGCGCAAGGCCGCGACCTACGTCTACACCTCCACCGCCTTCCCGATGCTGACGGGCACGCTGGTCACGGTCGCCGGCTTCATTCCGATCGGTCTCAACAACAGCGCCGCCGGCGAGTTCACCTTCACGCTGTTCGTCGTGATCGCGGTGTCGCTGGTGGTGTCGTGGATCGTGGCGGTGCTGTTCACGCCATTGCTCGGCGTCACCATCCTGCCCGCCTCTCTGCCCAACCATCACGCCGAGGCTGGCCGGCTGGCGCGCATGTTCCGCGCAGTGCTCGGCGCCTGCATGCAGCATCGCTGGAGCACGATCATCGTCACCGTCCTCGTGTTCGGGCTGTCGGTGGTCGGCATGGGCTTCGTGCAGCAGCAGTTCTTCCCCTCCTCCGACCGCAACGAGCTCATCATCGACTTCAACCTGCCGCAGAACTCCTCGATCGCGGAGACCAACGCGCAGATGGCGAAGTTCGAGCAGGAGGCGCTGAAGGACAATCCCGACATCGACCATTGGTCGACCTATGTCGGCTCGGGTGCGCAGCGCTTCGTGCTGTCGTTCGACGTACAGCCTGCCGACTTGTCGTTCGGGCAGATCATCATCGTGACCAAGAACCTCGAGGTGCGCGATCGCGCCCGGGCCAAGCTGCAGGCCTATCTCACCAAGACCTTCCCCGGCACCGATGCCTATGTGCATCTGCTCGACATCGGCCCGCCGGTCGGCCGTCCGGTGCAGTACCGCGTCAGCGGCCCCGACGTGGCCAAGGCGCGCGAGATCGCGCAGCAGGTCGCCGGCATCATGCGGAGCAACTCTCATCTCGGCGCCGTCGTGTTCGACTGGATGGAGCCGGCGCGCGTGGTGAAGGTCGACGTGCTGCAGGACAAGGCGCGCCAGCTCGGCGTCACCTCGGAGGACATCGCCAACGCGCTGAACAGCGTGCTCGACGGCACCTCGATCACGCAGGTGCGCGACGACATCTACCTGATCGACGTCCGCGGCCGCGCCAATGCCAAGGAACGGCAATCGCTGGAGACGCTGCGCGACCTGCAGCTATCGGGATCGAACGGCCAGTCGATCCCGCTCGCCGCGCTGGCGACCTTGCGCTACCAGATCGAGCAGCCGGAGATCTGGCGGCGCTCGCGGCAACCGACGCTGACCTTGAAGGCCAGCGTGGTCGATCAGGTGCAGCCAAACACGGTGGTCGATCAGCTCAAGCCCGAGATCGCAGCCTTCAACGCCAAGCTTCCGGTCGGCTACAACGTCGTCACCGGCGGCTCAGTCGAGGAAAGCGCCAAGAGCCAGGCACCGATCATCGCCGTCGTGCCGATCATGCTGTTCACCATGGCCACGATCCTGATGCTGCAGCTGCAGAGCTTCCATAGGCTGTTCCTGGTGTTCGCCGTGGCGCCGTTGGCCCTGATCGGCGTGGTGGCGGCGCTGTTGCCCAGCGGCGCGCCGCTCGGCTTCGTCGCCATCCTCGGCGTGCTCGCGCTGATCGGCATCCTGATCCGCAACTCCGTCATCCTGATCGTGCAGATCGAGCATCTGCGCGACGAAGGACGGCCGCCCTGGGAGGCGGTCATGGAGGCGACCGAGCACCGCATGCGACCAATCATGCTGACCGCGGCCGCCGCCTCGCTCGCGCTGATCCCGATCGCGCGCGAGGTCTTCTGGGGCCCGATGGCCTATGCGATGATGGGCGGCATCATCGTCGGCACCGTGCTGACCCTGCTGTTCCTGCCGGCGCTCTATGTCGCCTGGTTCCGCATCAAGGCGCCGGACAGCACCGCGGCTCCCGAGGCCACGCCGCACGGCGCGTGA
- the cyoC gene encoding cytochrome o ubiquinol oxidase subunit III — MTVAMGTLKAGEPVFYVVDEHEHAEGDSTMLGFWLYLMSDCLIFAILFAVYGVLGARYAAGPAPKDLFDLSLVAVNTSFLLLSSLTYGFAMLSMQQNRVGAMQGWLVVTGLFGLAFLGIELSEFAHMIHEGATPQRSAFLSSFFTLVGTHGLHVTFGLVWLMTLMVQVRTRGLIEANRRRLICLSMFWHFLDVIWIGVFTFVYLMGMLR; from the coding sequence ATGACCGTTGCGATGGGCACCCTGAAGGCCGGCGAGCCGGTGTTCTACGTCGTCGACGAGCACGAGCACGCCGAAGGCGACAGCACGATGCTCGGCTTCTGGCTCTATCTGATGAGCGACTGCCTCATCTTCGCGATCCTGTTTGCGGTCTACGGCGTGCTCGGCGCCAGATACGCCGCAGGGCCGGCGCCGAAGGACCTGTTCGACCTGTCGCTGGTCGCAGTCAACACCTCGTTCCTGTTGCTGTCGTCGCTCACCTACGGCTTCGCGATGCTGTCGATGCAGCAGAACCGCGTCGGTGCGATGCAGGGCTGGCTGGTGGTGACCGGCCTGTTCGGCCTCGCCTTTCTCGGCATCGAGCTCAGCGAATTCGCCCACATGATCCATGAGGGCGCGACGCCGCAGCGCAGCGCGTTCCTGTCGTCGTTCTTCACCCTGGTTGGGACGCACGGCCTGCACGTGACCTTCGGTCTCGTCTGGCTGATGACCTTGATGGTGCAGGTCCGCACGCGCGGGCTGATCGAGGCCAACCGGCGCCGGCTGATCTGCCTCAGCATGTTCTGGCACTTCCTCGACGTGATCTGGATCGGCGTCTTCACCTTCGTCTATCTGATGGGAATGCTTCGATGA
- a CDS encoding SURF1 family protein produces MTRRPVAGGSPAVSVRPRLITIGVVWATCVAVLLALGIWQVERRAWKLDLIDRVERRVHTEAVPVPGPASWPGTNRSDDEYRRVAASGRFLHDRETLVQAVTVEGPGYWVVTPLQTAEGVVLVNRGFVPADRRDPESRKAGNPADEVRVTGLLRLSEPGGGFLRHNDPSGNRWYSRDVVAIAAARGLAHAAPFFVDADATPNPGGFPVGGLTVISFANNHLVYALTWFTLALMLAGAGLQRLRRAYGGLGSSAAQGLEWDHRQADIRRHEASAS; encoded by the coding sequence TTGACCCGCCGTCCGGTTGCGGGCGGTTCGCCGGCCGTATCCGTTCGGCCGCGGCTGATCACGATCGGTGTCGTCTGGGCGACCTGTGTCGCGGTCCTGCTTGCGCTCGGCATCTGGCAGGTCGAGCGGCGCGCCTGGAAGCTCGACCTGATCGACCGCGTCGAGCGCCGCGTCCACACCGAGGCGGTGCCGGTTCCCGGTCCGGCGTCGTGGCCCGGGACCAACCGGTCCGACGATGAGTACAGGCGCGTCGCCGCGAGCGGCCGCTTCCTGCATGACCGCGAGACGCTGGTGCAGGCCGTGACGGTCGAGGGCCCCGGCTATTGGGTCGTGACACCGTTGCAGACTGCCGAAGGCGTCGTGCTCGTGAACCGCGGCTTCGTCCCCGCTGACCGCCGTGATCCCGAGAGCCGCAAGGCCGGGAACCCGGCGGACGAGGTTCGGGTGACCGGCCTGCTGCGATTGTCCGAGCCCGGCGGCGGTTTCCTGCGCCACAATGATCCCTCAGGCAATCGCTGGTATTCACGTGACGTTGTCGCCATCGCGGCCGCCCGCGGCCTCGCCCATGCCGCACCGTTCTTCGTCGATGCGGATGCCACGCCCAATCCGGGCGGTTTTCCGGTCGGCGGGCTCACGGTGATCTCCTTTGCGAACAACCATCTGGTCTACGCGCTGACGTGGTTTACATTGGCTTTGATGCTGGCCGGCGCCGGGCTGCAGCGGCTGCGCCGCGCCTATGGCGGTCTTGGTTCGTCAGCAGCGCAGGGCTTGGAATGGGATCATCGGCAAGCGGACATCCGCAGACACGAGGCGTCAGCCTCTTGA
- a CDS encoding response regulator transcription factor, translated as MESERSLLIVEDDDGFARTLKRSFERRGYDAVIAASLEQVDEVLKAQSPGYAVVDLKLGGASGLVCVEKLHAHDPDMLIVVLTGFASIATAVEAIKLGACHYLAKPSNTDDIEEAFRKAQGKVQGNAQVALAERSTSIKTLEWERIHQTLIETDFNISEAARRLGMHRRTLARKLEKRPVK; from the coding sequence GTGGAGAGTGAGCGGTCCCTGTTGATCGTCGAGGACGACGATGGCTTCGCGCGCACCTTGAAGCGCTCGTTCGAACGGCGCGGCTACGACGCTGTGATCGCGGCCTCGCTCGAGCAGGTCGATGAGGTCCTGAAAGCGCAGTCGCCCGGCTATGCCGTCGTGGACCTGAAGCTCGGCGGCGCCTCCGGTCTCGTCTGCGTCGAGAAGCTGCATGCGCACGATCCGGACATGCTGATCGTGGTGCTCACCGGCTTTGCCAGCATCGCGACCGCGGTCGAGGCCATCAAGCTCGGCGCCTGCCACTATCTCGCCAAGCCGTCGAACACCGACGACATCGAGGAGGCGTTCCGCAAGGCCCAAGGCAAGGTCCAAGGCAATGCCCAGGTCGCGCTGGCCGAACGCTCGACCTCGATCAAGACGCTGGAATGGGAGCGCATCCACCAGACCCTGATCGAGACCGACTTCAACATCTCCGAAGCCGCGCGGCGGCTCGGCATGCATCGCCGTACCCTGGCGCGCAAGCTGGAGAAGCGGCCGGTGAAGTAG
- a CDS encoding efflux RND transporter periplasmic adaptor subunit yields MMMPIRCVVPLGALALLAGCNEKAAAPEPVRPVLSMKVEPQAANGSAVSGTIEPRYKADLSFRVLGRLIARPVFVGDMVKQDQVVAAIDPAALELAMRASAAEVSRSQAQLTNATGTEGRQRTLLETDATTKATLESAEQSRAAAQASVVKAQSNLAKAREQLGYAQLKADFAGIVTAVGAEVGQVVSPGVSVVTVARPDVRDAVIDVGEDVAGSLQADTPFTVRLQVDPRISTTGKVREIGPRADATTRTRRIRITLDNPPEIMRLGTTVTATLDTEQKTVIRLPRSAVLEQNDKSFVWLVDTASKTVKQQEITIARNEDGSIRVTTGLEAGQRVVTAGVHSLKDGQPVRIDQESQP; encoded by the coding sequence GTGATGATGCCGATACGTTGTGTCGTTCCGCTCGGCGCGCTCGCTCTGCTCGCCGGCTGCAACGAGAAAGCCGCGGCTCCCGAGCCGGTCCGGCCGGTGCTGTCGATGAAGGTCGAGCCGCAGGCGGCCAATGGCTCGGCCGTCAGCGGCACGATCGAGCCGCGCTACAAGGCCGATCTGAGCTTCCGGGTGTTGGGACGACTGATCGCGCGGCCGGTGTTCGTCGGCGACATGGTCAAGCAGGACCAGGTGGTGGCGGCGATCGATCCCGCCGCGCTCGAGCTTGCGATGCGCGCGTCGGCCGCTGAGGTCTCGCGCAGCCAGGCGCAGCTGACCAACGCGACCGGCACCGAAGGCCGGCAGCGCACCTTGCTGGAAACCGACGCCACGACGAAGGCGACGCTGGAGAGCGCCGAGCAGTCGCGCGCGGCCGCCCAGGCCTCCGTCGTCAAGGCGCAGTCCAACCTCGCCAAGGCGCGCGAGCAGCTCGGCTACGCACAACTGAAGGCAGACTTCGCCGGCATCGTCACGGCCGTCGGCGCCGAAGTCGGCCAGGTCGTTTCGCCGGGCGTCAGCGTCGTCACCGTCGCGCGGCCCGACGTCCGCGACGCCGTCATCGATGTCGGCGAGGACGTTGCGGGCAGCCTGCAGGCCGACACGCCGTTTACGGTGAGGCTGCAGGTCGATCCCCGGATCAGCACCACCGGCAAGGTGCGCGAGATCGGGCCGCGGGCCGATGCGACGACCCGCACGCGCCGCATCCGGATCACGCTCGACAATCCGCCGGAGATCATGCGCCTCGGCACCACGGTGACCGCGACGCTGGATACCGAACAGAAGACGGTCATCAGGCTGCCGCGCTCGGCTGTCCTCGAGCAGAACGACAAGAGCTTCGTCTGGCTGGTCGATACCGCCAGCAAGACGGTCAAGCAGCAGGAAATCACGATCGCCCGCAACGAGGACGGCAGCATCCGCGTCACCACCGGCCTCGAAGCCGGGCAGCGCGTCGTCACCGCCGGCGTGCACAGTCTCAAGGATGGCCAGCCCGTCCGCATCGATCAGGAATCGCAGCCGTGA
- the cyoD gene encoding cytochrome o ubiquinol oxidase subunit IV gives MSSHAHLPVDHHAADAHAGTRSGQLIGFAASVVLTAVPFLLVMNGSLDKQATALIIMALAAVQVVVHMIFFLHMNTRSEGGWTMMALIFTIVMVVIALSGSLWVMHHLTTNMMPAHEMGQTP, from the coding sequence ATGAGCTCGCACGCCCACCTTCCAGTCGACCATCATGCCGCCGATGCCCATGCCGGCACCCGCTCCGGCCAGCTGATCGGCTTCGCGGCCTCCGTCGTCCTGACGGCCGTGCCGTTCCTGCTGGTGATGAACGGCTCGCTCGACAAGCAGGCCACGGCGCTGATCATCATGGCGCTGGCCGCCGTCCAGGTCGTCGTCCACATGATCTTCTTCCTGCACATGAACACGCGCAGCGAGGGCGGCTGGACCATGATGGCGCTGATCTTCACCATCGTCATGGTGGTGATCGCGCTCAGCGGCTCGCTGTGGGTGATGCATCACCTGACCACCAACATGATGCCGGCGCACGAGATGGGCCAGACGCCTTGA
- a CDS encoding ATP-binding protein — translation MNEAPNLPLGAVAAIATPEISAPLPTRDATNRKNMVLLIQLRWIAVVGQIVTVAFVTFWFGIALPLLPMAAVVCALVALNVGSHIWLRRRVDVGNRHLLIALMLDVIALTSELYLTGGAANPFTCLYLLQVTLGAVLLDARSSWSLVALTVISFIWLTISYWPLELPHRHVSDPFSLHITGMFVGFMLDAVLLVVFVTRINRNLRERDTKLADLRQHAVEQDHIIRMGLLASGAAHELGTPLASLSVILNDWRRMTAIAADPALADDFAEMEAAVQRCKSIVTDILVSAGQARGEGSAPTTLKAFLTTLVAEWSAARSARNLMVRNEFGSDPAIVSDVALKQAIVNVLDNAFEVSRDWVEFLAERDGDMLLLTVSDRGPGFEPNILAQLGRPYQSSKGRPGGGLGLFLVVNVIRKLGGSVSAWNHRGRGATVRLSLPLSMLAIGEPRGE, via the coding sequence ATGAACGAGGCGCCGAATCTGCCGCTGGGGGCGGTGGCTGCGATCGCCACACCGGAGATCAGCGCGCCGCTGCCGACCAGGGACGCGACCAACCGCAAGAACATGGTGCTCCTGATCCAGCTGCGCTGGATCGCGGTCGTCGGCCAGATCGTGACCGTCGCCTTCGTCACCTTCTGGTTCGGCATCGCGCTGCCGCTGCTGCCGATGGCGGCCGTGGTCTGCGCGCTGGTGGCGCTGAACGTCGGCAGCCACATCTGGCTGCGCCGTCGGGTCGACGTCGGCAACCGTCACCTGCTGATCGCCTTGATGCTCGACGTCATCGCGCTGACGTCGGAGCTCTATCTCACCGGCGGCGCCGCCAATCCGTTCACCTGCCTCTATCTGCTGCAAGTCACGTTAGGGGCCGTGCTGCTCGATGCGCGCTCGTCGTGGTCGCTGGTCGCGCTCACCGTGATCAGCTTCATCTGGCTCACCATCTCCTATTGGCCGCTTGAACTGCCGCATCGGCACGTCAGCGATCCCTTCAGCCTGCACATCACCGGCATGTTCGTCGGCTTCATGCTCGACGCCGTGCTGCTCGTCGTGTTCGTGACGCGCATCAACCGGAACCTGCGCGAGCGCGACACCAAGCTCGCCGACCTGCGCCAGCATGCCGTCGAGCAGGACCACATCATCCGCATGGGCCTGCTCGCGTCGGGGGCTGCGCACGAGCTCGGCACGCCCCTGGCGTCGCTGTCGGTCATCCTGAACGATTGGCGGCGCATGACGGCGATTGCAGCCGACCCGGCGCTCGCGGATGACTTCGCGGAGATGGAAGCCGCGGTGCAGCGCTGCAAGTCGATCGTCACCGACATCCTGGTCTCGGCCGGGCAGGCGCGCGGCGAGGGGTCGGCGCCGACGACGTTGAAAGCGTTCCTGACCACGCTGGTCGCCGAGTGGAGCGCCGCGCGATCAGCCCGCAACCTGATGGTCCGCAACGAGTTCGGTTCCGATCCGGCGATCGTCTCCGACGTCGCGCTGAAGCAGGCCATCGTCAACGTGCTCGACAACGCCTTCGAAGTCTCGCGCGACTGGGTGGAGTTCCTGGCCGAACGCGACGGCGATATGCTGCTGCTCACGGTCAGCGACCGCGGCCCCGGTTTCGAGCCGAACATTCTGGCCCAGCTCGGGCGGCCCTATCAGTCCAGCAAGGGGCGTCCGGGCGGCGGGCTCGGCCTGTTCCTGGTCGTCAACGTGATCCGCAAGCTCGGCGGCAGCGTTTCAGCCTGGAATCACCGGGGGCGTGGGGCGACCGTGCGGCTATCCTTGCCGCTGTCGATGCTTGCGATTGGAGAGCCCCGTGGAGAGTGA
- a CDS encoding DUF2130 domain-containing protein, translating to MTDPQIVCPSCRTEIRLTEQLAAPLIAETRRQFEKQLAAKEADFGRRETQLKAAQEQIAQARAAIDQQVAAKLKTERAAIAQAEAARARAALAEEIGRGEQKLTELHEILAAKDAKLADAQKAQAEMMRKQRELDEARRELDLTIEKKVQESLVAVRDKARLEGEESLKAKVAEKETQIAGMQRQIEELRRKAEQGSQQLQGEALEIELESQLRARFPRDLVEPVPKGEFGGDVLHRVVGPGGQVCGTILWESKRTKNWSDGWLVKLRDDQRAAKADIALIVSTALPKGVDGFDLIDGVWVAEPRFALPLSLALRQSLIDVAGSKLAQEGQQTKMEMVYAYLTGPRFRHRIDAIVERFTEMQSDLDRERKTMMRLWAKREEQLRGVLDSTAGLYGDLQGIAGRAMQEIESLDILLIEGEGNVSSEAAE from the coding sequence ATGACCGATCCTCAGATCGTCTGCCCCTCCTGCCGCACCGAGATCAGGCTCACCGAGCAGCTCGCCGCGCCCTTGATTGCGGAGACCCGCCGGCAGTTCGAGAAGCAGCTTGCCGCCAAGGAGGCTGATTTCGGCCGCCGCGAGACGCAGCTGAAGGCGGCTCAGGAGCAGATCGCGCAGGCCCGCGCGGCGATCGACCAGCAGGTCGCGGCGAAGCTGAAGACCGAGCGCGCGGCGATCGCGCAGGCCGAGGCTGCGCGCGCGCGTGCCGCGCTGGCGGAAGAAATCGGCCGCGGCGAGCAGAAGCTCACCGAGCTGCACGAGATTCTCGCCGCCAAGGACGCCAAGCTGGCCGATGCCCAGAAGGCGCAGGCCGAGATGATGCGCAAGCAGCGCGAGCTCGACGAGGCCCGTCGCGAGCTCGATCTCACGATCGAGAAGAAGGTGCAGGAGAGCCTCGTCGCCGTGCGTGACAAGGCTCGGCTCGAAGGCGAGGAGTCGCTGAAGGCCAAGGTCGCCGAGAAGGAGACCCAGATCGCCGGCATGCAGCGGCAGATCGAGGAGCTCCGGCGCAAGGCCGAACAGGGCTCGCAGCAGCTGCAGGGCGAGGCACTCGAGATCGAGCTGGAATCGCAGTTGCGCGCGCGGTTTCCGCGCGACCTGGTCGAGCCGGTGCCGAAGGGCGAGTTCGGCGGCGACGTGCTGCATCGGGTGGTCGGCCCCGGCGGCCAGGTCTGCGGCACGATCCTGTGGGAGTCCAAGCGCACCAAGAACTGGAGCGACGGCTGGCTGGTCAAGCTGCGCGACGACCAGCGCGCGGCCAAAGCCGACATCGCGCTGATCGTCTCGACCGCGCTGCCCAAGGGCGTCGACGGCTTCGACCTGATCGACGGCGTCTGGGTCGCCGAGCCGCGCTTTGCGCTGCCGCTGTCGCTCGCGCTGCGGCAGTCGCTGATCGACGTCGCCGGCAGCAAGCTCGCCCAGGAAGGCCAGCAGACCAAGATGGAGATGGTCTACGCCTATCTGACCGGTCCGCGCTTCCGCCACCGCATCGATGCGATCGTCGAGCGCTTCACCGAGATGCAGTCGGATCTCGACCGCGAGCGCAAAACGATGATGCGGCTGTGGGCCAAGCGTGAGGAGCAGCTGCGTGGCGTGCTCGATTCCACCGCAGGCCTCTATGGCGATCTCCAGGGCATCGCCGGCCGCGCCATGCAGGAGATCGAGAGCCTCGACATCCTGCTGATCGAAGGCGAGGGCAACGTCAGCAGTGAAGCGGCTGAATAG
- a CDS encoding toll/interleukin-1 receptor domain-containing protein produces MSIEPMRVYVLWAPARPDPSEDPGGRLADTLHRQLDALGMMRDGIGFRIPVRKRSANWRDTGRPQPIDWAAARSNIVILVIDDVMRNREGEWGDYVADIERHIRDSSVADMLLPVITSRGQGVSAFDALATQGIVAPAPQAEQGWERWTRRITMYVMGAVWAHQRNVQRAMNRTMIEQSATGQATSAEELRRIGIFLSHAKMDGEGVALLLERFRDSRPNPTPDEVRVNSVEMFFDASDTVAGGAYAKQFEQAIKRGALLGILTDAYHGRPWCMWELLTAKKFGSPIVLWDLSHRGTLRSFPYLGNVPVIRTPDVRYQPDGGMERLDVTSISDADIEHVLLALLSEAMRMEVWAADAQDRVNSHPAPGGEIVVCARPPELAELVHHCMHGPIRLVYPDPPICLHEKELIETAFPQVSLIALSELSS; encoded by the coding sequence ATGTCCATCGAGCCGATGCGGGTCTATGTGCTGTGGGCGCCGGCGCGGCCGGATCCGTCCGAGGATCCCGGCGGCCGTCTTGCCGATACGCTGCATAGGCAGCTCGATGCGCTCGGCATGATGCGCGATGGAATCGGCTTCCGCATTCCCGTACGCAAGCGCAGCGCGAACTGGCGCGACACCGGCAGGCCGCAGCCGATCGACTGGGCGGCGGCGCGCTCCAACATCGTCATCCTCGTGATCGACGACGTGATGCGCAACCGCGAGGGTGAGTGGGGCGATTACGTCGCCGACATCGAGCGGCACATCCGAGATAGCAGCGTCGCCGACATGCTGTTGCCCGTGATCACGTCGCGTGGTCAGGGCGTGTCGGCATTCGATGCGCTCGCGACCCAGGGCATCGTCGCGCCCGCTCCGCAAGCGGAGCAAGGCTGGGAGCGCTGGACCCGGCGCATCACGATGTATGTGATGGGCGCGGTGTGGGCGCACCAGCGCAATGTGCAGCGTGCCATGAACCGGACCATGATCGAACAGAGCGCGACCGGGCAGGCCACTTCCGCCGAGGAGTTGCGCCGGATCGGGATCTTTCTCAGCCATGCGAAGATGGACGGCGAGGGCGTCGCGCTGTTGCTGGAGCGCTTCAGGGACTCCAGACCGAACCCGACGCCGGATGAGGTCCGCGTCAACAGCGTCGAGATGTTCTTCGACGCCAGCGACACGGTGGCCGGCGGTGCCTATGCCAAGCAGTTCGAGCAGGCGATCAAGCGCGGCGCGCTGCTCGGCATCCTCACCGACGCCTATCACGGCCGTCCCTGGTGCATGTGGGAGCTCCTGACGGCCAAGAAGTTCGGCAGCCCGATCGTGCTGTGGGATCTGTCGCATCGCGGAACGCTGCGCAGCTTTCCCTATCTGGGCAACGTGCCGGTGATCCGCACGCCGGACGTCCGCTATCAGCCGGACGGCGGAATGGAGCGGCTGGACGTGACCAGCATCAGCGACGCCGACATCGAGCATGTGCTGCTGGCGCTGCTGTCGGAAGCGATGCGAATGGAGGTGTGGGCGGCGGACGCACAGGATCGCGTCAACAGTCATCCCGCGCCCGGTGGTGAGATCGTCGTCTGCGCCCGGCCGCCGGAGCTCGCCGAGCTGGTGCATCACTGTATGCACGGCCCGATCCGGTTGGTGTATCCCGACCCGCCGATATGCCTGCACGAGAAGGAGCTGATCGAGACCGCGTTTCCGCAGGTCAGCCTGATCGCCCTCAGCGAGCTGTCGTCATGA